A single window of Anderseniella sp. Alg231-50 DNA harbors:
- a CDS encoding S8 family serine peptidase, whose protein sequence is MTKSVQKMIVLRDNSVVRTKARKGVNFDFSEGPRPSVSNFEAATSENLATAEPELLVEDYDKKNFSEATRDPSVVAVAESMSLSLVKPLTNRQLSKSELLDDPLGQLKSDGVTWGIKEIGADFCLPDGRGVKVAVLDTGIDTSHKAFDDAKLNIVTENFTETVDADTDGHGTHCAATIFGRDVDSCRIGVAPGVRDALIAKVIGGKAGTDALLQALNWAIENGANVISMSLGFDFPAFREGLVRRGMPAKAATSAALQAYRDNIRLFDQWMALNAAYEASGQSAIVVAASGNESKRNAAKAYEISASSPSSSAGIVSVGALAKHADGLNVAGFSNTNPQISAPGVSIVSAKAGGGLVAMNGTSMACPHVAGVAALYWEELAGSRVRASSSRVQDRLLGGARYEGKFQPNTDFSDVGVGLAHAPD, encoded by the coding sequence ATGACCAAAAGTGTCCAGAAAATGATTGTGCTACGCGACAATTCAGTTGTCCGCACGAAGGCGCGAAAAGGCGTGAATTTCGACTTCAGTGAGGGGCCGCGCCCTTCGGTTTCCAACTTCGAGGCAGCAACAAGCGAAAACCTTGCTACTGCGGAACCCGAATTGCTGGTTGAGGATTACGACAAGAAGAACTTCAGCGAAGCTACAAGGGACCCGAGTGTCGTTGCCGTGGCGGAATCGATGTCGCTATCCCTGGTGAAGCCACTGACCAACAGGCAACTGTCGAAAAGCGAGTTGCTGGACGACCCGCTGGGTCAGTTGAAAAGCGACGGGGTAACCTGGGGAATCAAAGAGATCGGTGCCGACTTCTGTTTGCCGGACGGCAGAGGTGTAAAGGTGGCGGTGCTCGATACGGGCATTGATACGTCACACAAGGCTTTCGACGACGCGAAGCTGAATATCGTCACGGAGAATTTTACAGAAACAGTCGACGCCGACACTGACGGACATGGCACTCATTGTGCCGCGACCATCTTCGGGCGTGATGTGGACAGTTGCCGTATTGGGGTTGCCCCAGGTGTGAGAGACGCACTGATTGCAAAGGTCATTGGTGGAAAAGCCGGCACTGATGCATTGTTGCAGGCGTTGAACTGGGCCATTGAGAATGGCGCAAATGTCATTTCAATGTCGCTCGGGTTTGATTTTCCGGCTTTCCGGGAAGGCCTGGTTCGACGGGGAATGCCCGCAAAGGCGGCGACTTCAGCGGCCCTTCAGGCCTACCGGGACAACATAAGACTGTTTGACCAGTGGATGGCGTTGAATGCTGCCTACGAGGCTTCCGGCCAGTCTGCAATCGTGGTTGCCGCAAGCGGTAATGAAAGCAAGCGGAATGCAGCGAAGGCGTATGAAATTTCTGCCAGTTCACCCTCGTCATCTGCCGGAATCGTGTCAGTCGGCGCGCTTGCCAAACATGCCGATGGTCTGAATGTTGCCGGCTTTTCCAATACCAATCCACAAATTTCGGCTCCTGGCGTCTCGATAGTATCCGCAAAAGCGGGCGGCGGTCTGGTTGCCATGAACGGAACCAGCATGGCCTGTCCTCATGTTGCGGGCGTTGCGGCGCTTTACTGGGAAGAGTTGGCAGGAAGCAGAGTCAGGGCCAGTTCAAGCCGGGTGCAGGACCGGTTGCTCGGTGGCGCCCGGTACGAGGGCAAATTCCAGCCAAATACGGATTTCTCGGATGTCGGCGTGGGGTTGGCGCATGCGCCCGATTGA
- a CDS encoding EAL domain-containing protein, producing MATYRTIVDQMEQGVLVYDSQRILGANAQLCPLLDCPPELVVPGADLEKFIQFGADRGDYSASAGLTLQSMRMHIATGKDYVVERQLPDGRTIRIDCRHQGKMGIGTYTDITQAAKEKAVLETTFEAMAQGLLVHDQKSIVASNLRLPEVLGIPSHMLAAGEPWEDMVRYRIERGDYEDGENHLVRAREAYASRQEFSAETQVGSRTLLIECRHRHGMMFVTYTDVTDARTRELQLQEKEMEVRKLAEIDCLTNLTNRRAFDDELSIRVNAQRERSKAGMVALILLDLDRFKPVNDTYGHALGDALLHTLADRFRGIIRKRDTMARIGGDEFAAIVEVTNERDALNFAVRLRDAAKEPVVVGETELKVDASVGVAFLSGETTGTEDFLMAADLALYAAKEQGRGVIRVYEPALAERARKKYSLEQDLRSALDNNELVLYYQVQRDLRTNKNVGYEALMRWQHPTRGLVLPAEFIPLAEETGLIVDMGRWALRQAAIDFANLDHSTRVAVNVSPVQFVKSDLVCDVTDALQVSGLEPHRLEIEITEDVLIEDTKNTVKILSQLRELGINLSLDDFGSGYSSLAYLTQFPFTKLKIDRCFTERMLLDDRSRSLVTSILALASSLGIKVTAEGVETDGQLAMLTAGSCDEAQGYLLGKPEPFNKTFADRENTED from the coding sequence ATGGCTACATACCGCACCATTGTCGACCAGATGGAACAGGGTGTTCTGGTCTATGACAGCCAGCGCATTCTCGGGGCGAATGCGCAATTGTGCCCGCTCCTGGATTGCCCGCCGGAACTCGTAGTACCCGGCGCAGACCTCGAAAAATTCATTCAGTTTGGAGCAGATCGCGGCGATTATTCGGCAAGCGCCGGTCTGACGTTGCAATCCATGCGCATGCACATCGCCACCGGAAAAGACTACGTTGTAGAACGCCAGTTGCCGGACGGTCGCACGATCCGCATCGATTGTCGCCACCAGGGCAAGATGGGGATCGGCACCTACACCGACATAACCCAGGCGGCAAAGGAAAAAGCCGTCCTTGAAACCACCTTTGAAGCCATGGCCCAGGGCCTCCTGGTTCATGACCAGAAATCAATCGTAGCTTCCAACCTGCGGTTGCCCGAGGTCCTCGGAATCCCGTCGCATATGTTGGCCGCGGGCGAGCCATGGGAAGATATGGTTCGTTATCGGATTGAACGGGGAGATTACGAAGACGGTGAAAACCACCTGGTCCGGGCACGCGAGGCATATGCATCCCGACAGGAATTTTCCGCAGAGACACAGGTCGGATCACGTACCCTGCTTATCGAATGCCGTCACCGGCATGGTATGATGTTTGTCACCTACACCGATGTTACAGATGCGCGCACCCGCGAATTGCAACTGCAGGAAAAGGAAATGGAAGTCCGCAAGCTTGCGGAAATTGACTGCCTGACCAACCTGACCAACCGACGCGCCTTCGACGATGAACTCTCGATTAGAGTTAACGCACAACGCGAACGCAGCAAGGCCGGCATGGTGGCGCTGATCCTTCTCGATCTGGACAGATTCAAACCGGTCAACGACACCTACGGTCACGCCCTTGGTGACGCCTTGCTGCATACACTTGCTGACCGGTTCCGCGGCATCATTCGAAAACGTGATACCATGGCCAGAATCGGTGGCGATGAATTTGCCGCTATTGTTGAGGTCACCAACGAGCGCGATGCCTTGAATTTCGCAGTCCGTCTTCGCGACGCTGCAAAAGAACCGGTTGTTGTCGGGGAAACCGAACTCAAGGTTGATGCTTCGGTAGGTGTGGCCTTTCTGTCCGGCGAAACCACAGGGACTGAAGACTTTCTGATGGCCGCCGACCTGGCGCTTTATGCCGCCAAGGAACAAGGCCGGGGCGTCATCAGGGTCTACGAGCCCGCACTCGCCGAAAGAGCCCGGAAAAAATATTCTCTCGAGCAGGACCTCAGGTCGGCTTTGGATAACAACGAACTGGTTTTGTACTATCAGGTACAACGCGACCTGCGGACCAACAAGAACGTCGGTTACGAGGCACTCATGCGATGGCAGCACCCGACCAGGGGGCTTGTCCTGCCTGCTGAATTTATTCCTTTGGCCGAGGAAACCGGCCTGATCGTCGATATGGGCCGCTGGGCACTGCGCCAGGCTGCAATTGACTTCGCTAATCTGGATCACTCCACACGTGTGGCGGTCAACGTTTCACCAGTCCAGTTCGTAAAATCCGATCTGGTCTGCGACGTAACTGACGCATTACAGGTTTCAGGGCTGGAGCCACACCGGCTGGAGATCGAGATAACAGAAGATGTTCTGATCGAAGACACCAAAAACACGGTGAAGATCCTGTCGCAACTGCGTGAACTCGGAATCAACCTGTCGCTGGACGATTTTGGCTCCGGCTACTCGTCTCTGGCCTACCTCACCCAGTTTCCCTTTACCAAACTGAAGATTGACCGCTGCTTCACCGAGCGCATGCTGCTGGATGATCGCAGCCGGTCGCTTGTCACCTCAATTCTGGCATTGGCGTCTTCGCTGGGCATAAAGGTAACGGCAGAGGGTGTTGAAACGGACGGACAACTCGCCATGTTGACGGCCGGAAGCTGCGACGAAGCGCAAGGTTACCTCCTTGGCAAGCCCGAGCCGTTCAACAAAACCTTTGCCGACCGGGAAAACACGGAAGATTGA
- a CDS encoding extracellular solute-binding protein, with protein sequence MYKKICASLASGLVLGVVLLSGSAAAQSRWNFEASDLAKFNTSEIATIQRLLRRLGHLSDADMTRKLDERTVSGLLEHLKKVNFKSKVTSYQVIRSLFRTAWVKEGWGAKKVAGQDLVVEPEEVRAAQDALRRLGYAPGPADGVFGPATFSGVEIFQEDNDLNVTGLLTRNTEQSILRRNTLRDETSNGVVKILNWPDYIDPNVLTEFEKETKIKVVHEVFESSDETFALLKAGSAKYDVMVQTDTKLKQLVDEGKALTKLNLEKLPNSKHLDKLALTFTSVMDPGNKHSLPYMWGTVGIAVNETKLRKVRTGLDLDSMSLFMDPSIAADVSRCGLALVDEPADMLPILIAYHGGDVLDIKTEDLQRVEEAVSKVAEFINVVSSDRIIDDIAEGKYCVAVGYSGDVFAARDTAAENGTGKISYHVPATGSLLWFDRLVIPGRAQNVDAAYKFINFLMRPKIAAANTNFLQYASPNTAAKQFVEAEIRNNPGVYPPPEVMKNLRVVYSGDSVEVTKAYNRIWSLFQRRN encoded by the coding sequence ATGTATAAGAAAATTTGCGCTTCCCTGGCATCCGGACTGGTGTTGGGCGTCGTCCTCCTTTCCGGGTCTGCTGCAGCCCAGAGCCGATGGAACTTCGAAGCCAGCGACCTGGCGAAGTTCAACACTTCCGAAATTGCAACCATTCAGCGTTTGCTGCGCCGGCTTGGGCATCTCTCCGATGCCGACATGACCCGGAAGTTGGACGAGCGGACAGTTTCCGGATTGCTTGAGCATCTGAAGAAAGTCAATTTCAAGTCGAAAGTTACGAGCTACCAGGTTATCCGGTCGCTGTTCCGTACCGCCTGGGTGAAAGAAGGCTGGGGAGCCAAGAAGGTCGCCGGACAGGACCTTGTCGTTGAACCTGAAGAAGTGCGCGCCGCACAGGACGCCTTGCGCCGGCTCGGCTATGCACCCGGCCCGGCTGACGGCGTCTTCGGACCTGCCACGTTTTCCGGTGTGGAAATCTTCCAGGAAGACAATGATCTCAACGTTACCGGCCTTCTGACCCGCAATACGGAGCAGAGTATCCTGCGCCGCAACACCCTGCGTGACGAGACATCGAACGGCGTGGTGAAGATACTGAACTGGCCGGACTACATTGATCCGAATGTGCTGACGGAGTTTGAGAAAGAAACCAAGATAAAGGTCGTGCATGAAGTCTTTGAATCGTCGGATGAAACATTTGCTCTCCTGAAAGCCGGCTCCGCGAAGTACGACGTCATGGTGCAGACCGACACGAAACTGAAGCAGTTGGTGGATGAGGGAAAAGCGCTGACAAAGCTCAATCTCGAAAAATTGCCCAACAGCAAACATCTCGACAAACTAGCCCTGACCTTCACATCGGTCATGGACCCGGGCAACAAGCATTCCCTGCCCTACATGTGGGGAACCGTGGGGATAGCCGTCAATGAAACCAAACTGCGCAAAGTAAGGACGGGGCTGGACCTGGACAGCATGTCCTTGTTCATGGACCCGTCCATAGCTGCTGACGTCTCCAGGTGCGGGCTGGCATTGGTCGACGAACCAGCCGACATGCTGCCGATCCTGATCGCCTACCATGGCGGCGACGTTCTCGACATCAAGACCGAGGATCTGCAAAGGGTCGAAGAGGCCGTCTCCAAAGTTGCCGAATTTATCAACGTGGTTTCTTCTGATCGCATTATCGATGATATCGCGGAAGGAAAGTACTGCGTTGCAGTTGGGTATTCTGGCGACGTTTTTGCAGCCCGTGACACCGCTGCAGAAAACGGGACCGGCAAGATTTCCTATCATGTACCTGCGACCGGCAGCCTGCTTTGGTTTGACCGGCTTGTCATCCCCGGCAGGGCGCAGAATGTCGACGCTGCCTACAAGTTCATCAACTTCCTGATGCGCCCGAAAATAGCCGCAGCTAATACAAATTTCCTGCAGTATGCGTCGCCAAACACCGCGGCCAAGCAATTCGTGGAGGCGGAAATCAGAAACAATCCCGGCGTGTATCCACCGCCCGAAGTGATGAAGAACCTGCGTGTCGTATACTCCGGCGATTCAGTCGAGGTGACAAAAGCCTACAACCGCATCTGGTCTTTGTTCCAGCGCAGGAACTAG
- a CDS encoding AmpG family muropeptide MFS transporter, whose product MQTDTVGRADSWQETLSLLLSGRSLRMLLLGFSSGLPILLVFSTLSVWLIKAGVQRDVVTFFSWAGIAYGFKFVWSPLIDRIPLPYLAQRLGHRRAWLLVSQLCIMAAILFTAVTDPATSLVWTAVGAVAIGFTSATQDIVIDAYRIESAPPRMQAFLSATYVAGYRIAMLTAGAGSLWFAAWLGAETYDAQTWQTVYRVMAGFMLVGVLATLLSPEPEVGGDIATDKMVQMKLFLAFIAGVAGLIAMFNLFPDTPKDLEPFTKLFYNTARLFVSLGAAGVVLYGLAKLKIVPAAEARKSYVEPFTDFVERYGKAAVVILGLVGIYRIADIVMGAVANVFYLEMGFDIAQIATYSKFYGLVATIAGGFLGGILASRIGVMRGLFIGALLAAASNLLFAYLATQGANVNLLIAVITADNLSAGFAVASFVAYLSALTSITFTATQYALFSSIMLLVPKALAGYSGSIVTATGYPGFFIFTALLGLPVLILVYWAGKLAPIPDE is encoded by the coding sequence ATGCAGACCGACACTGTCGGCAGAGCCGATAGCTGGCAGGAAACGCTGAGCCTCTTGCTGAGTGGCCGGTCCCTGCGCATGCTGCTGCTGGGGTTTTCATCCGGCCTGCCCATCCTGCTTGTATTCTCCACCCTGTCGGTGTGGCTGATCAAGGCCGGGGTGCAGCGCGATGTCGTGACCTTTTTCAGTTGGGCCGGCATTGCCTACGGCTTCAAGTTTGTCTGGTCTCCATTGATAGACCGGATACCCCTGCCCTACCTGGCGCAGCGTCTTGGCCACCGCCGCGCATGGCTCCTGGTATCACAACTCTGCATCATGGCCGCGATCCTGTTCACTGCTGTCACCGATCCTGCGACATCGCTGGTCTGGACCGCCGTCGGCGCGGTTGCCATCGGCTTCACCAGCGCCACCCAGGACATCGTCATCGACGCCTATCGCATCGAGTCCGCCCCGCCGCGCATGCAGGCATTCCTGTCCGCCACCTATGTGGCCGGATACCGCATCGCCATGCTGACCGCCGGTGCCGGGTCATTGTGGTTCGCCGCCTGGCTGGGCGCTGAAACCTACGATGCGCAAACCTGGCAGACCGTATATCGCGTCATGGCCGGTTTCATGCTGGTCGGTGTCCTCGCTACCCTTTTGTCGCCGGAACCCGAAGTCGGTGGCGATATCGCTACCGACAAGATGGTTCAGATGAAGCTGTTTCTGGCCTTCATTGCGGGCGTGGCAGGACTGATTGCCATGTTCAACCTGTTCCCCGATACGCCCAAGGATCTCGAGCCCTTTACCAAGCTGTTCTACAACACCGCCCGCCTGTTCGTCAGCCTGGGTGCTGCCGGCGTTGTTCTCTATGGCCTCGCCAAACTGAAGATCGTTCCGGCGGCGGAAGCCCGCAAATCCTACGTCGAACCGTTCACCGACTTTGTCGAGCGGTACGGCAAGGCAGCCGTGGTGATCCTGGGCCTCGTCGGCATTTACCGGATTGCCGATATTGTCATGGGTGCGGTTGCCAACGTGTTCTATCTGGAGATGGGGTTCGACATTGCCCAGATTGCAACCTATTCGAAATTCTATGGTCTCGTTGCCACCATCGCAGGCGGTTTTCTCGGCGGCATTCTGGCGAGCCGCATCGGCGTCATGCGCGGACTGTTCATCGGTGCCCTGCTGGCTGCTGCCAGCAACCTGCTGTTTGCCTACCTGGCGACACAGGGTGCCAACGTCAATCTGCTGATCGCGGTGATCACCGCCGACAACCTGTCGGCCGGGTTCGCGGTGGCCTCGTTCGTGGCCTATCTGTCCGCCCTGACCAGCATCACCTTTACCGCCACCCAGTATGCGCTGTTCAGCTCGATCATGCTGCTGGTGCCCAAGGCGCTGGCCGGGTACTCCGGCTCGATCGTCACCGCAACCGGCTATCCCGGTTTCTTCATCTTCACCGCCCTGTTGGGGTTGCCGGTCCTTATCCTGGTCTACTGGGCCGGCAAGCTGGCCCCCATACCCGATGAATAG
- a CDS encoding GNAT family N-acetyltransferase has product MKQEITFSRLTGIAPEKIASHMSDARVGEHMPLLTSEWDGAAVSRFVATKEERWEKDGLGHWAILCDGAYVGWGGFQKEGDEWDFGLVLKPGAFGLGTRILRKALEFAVADKRIPFVTFLLPPSRKNLGALERVGARFVEEVEYEGAKFLKYRLETE; this is encoded by the coding sequence TTGAAACAAGAGATCACTTTCAGTCGTTTGACCGGAATTGCGCCGGAGAAAATTGCGTCTCACATGTCCGACGCCCGTGTCGGCGAGCATATGCCGCTGCTGACATCTGAATGGGACGGTGCGGCTGTCTCAAGGTTCGTGGCGACCAAAGAGGAACGCTGGGAGAAGGATGGACTCGGGCACTGGGCGATTTTGTGCGACGGCGCTTACGTTGGATGGGGCGGTTTCCAGAAAGAGGGCGACGAGTGGGATTTCGGCCTGGTCCTCAAGCCTGGCGCGTTTGGATTGGGCACGCGTATTTTAAGGAAGGCGCTGGAATTTGCCGTTGCTGACAAACGTATTCCCTTCGTGACTTTCCTGCTGCCTCCATCGCGAAAAAACCTGGGTGCGCTGGAACGAGTTGGAGCCCGGTTTGTCGAGGAAGTCGAGTACGAGGGTGCGAAGTTTCTGAAGTACAGGCTTGAAACCGAATGA
- a CDS encoding c-type cytochrome, translating into MSWRFAVLAIGAAVFWFTVSSTGKAADSEQDIDAWFARHGTAANADGKENFDAESLYLSSCSPCHGISGDGRGPLTASLKGKVPALNNLAERYSGLYFPERFLIEVIDGRRNTGSHVKRDMPIWSERFGLVRGTQTRGGGSAPDDAAARQKIEALVGYIRTIQVR; encoded by the coding sequence ATGAGTTGGAGATTCGCAGTGTTGGCAATCGGTGCGGCGGTGTTTTGGTTCACTGTCAGCAGCACCGGTAAAGCTGCCGATAGTGAGCAGGACATTGATGCATGGTTCGCGCGTCATGGCACTGCCGCAAATGCAGACGGCAAGGAGAACTTCGACGCTGAAAGCCTGTATCTGTCGAGTTGTTCGCCATGCCACGGCATATCCGGGGACGGCAGGGGACCGTTGACCGCATCGCTGAAAGGCAAAGTGCCGGCGCTCAACAATCTTGCAGAGCGCTATAGCGGACTTTACTTCCCCGAACGCTTCCTGATTGAGGTGATTGACGGCCGCAGAAATACCGGATCACACGTCAAGAGGGATATGCCGATCTGGAGCGAGCGGTTCGGACTGGTGAGAGGCACGCAGACCAGGGGTGGAGGGTCTGCTCCAGATGATGCCGCGGCGCGACAGAAGATAGAGGCCCTGGTCGGGTACATCCGGACAATCCAGGTCAGGTAG
- a CDS encoding HlyD family type I secretion periplasmic adaptor subunit, producing the protein MSDTTRKSMRRYQLAGFAGIVVILGSVVGWSVLTELRGAVIAPGTMVVDGNTKRVQHRDGGIVAEIKVRDGDLVKAGDLLIRLDPTDTKAELGIIDAIRIEWIAKAARLRAQRDGKDKLVFDDALEARRSEPMIAKLLSGQESLFASQTASLKGRIKQLRERVAQLNQEITGVEAQLKAKENQKKLIEKELTAMQDLLAKGLVQVTRVLGLEREQERLAGETGQHIAEIARARGQIGEVEIQILQLQDDALTTTLTELREAEAKITEFDERRVAVSAKLKRIEIRSPRNGFVHQLAVHTIGGVIAPGDAVMMIVPEEDPLVVEANVRPQDIDQVFLGQEAIMRFPNAVSTVTPQILGRVSLVSADLKQPEPSQPPFYTVRLKLDDKEKSKLNGLELKAGMPAEAYMQTNGRSPLSYLLKPFRDQLNHAFRER; encoded by the coding sequence ATGAGCGACACTACACGCAAGTCAATGCGACGCTACCAGCTGGCGGGCTTCGCCGGCATAGTGGTTATTCTGGGCAGTGTTGTCGGATGGTCGGTGCTCACTGAACTGCGTGGTGCGGTGATCGCACCGGGTACCATGGTCGTGGACGGCAACACCAAGCGCGTGCAGCATCGTGATGGTGGCATTGTCGCCGAGATCAAGGTGCGCGACGGCGACCTGGTCAAGGCGGGTGACCTGCTGATCCGGCTTGATCCGACAGATACAAAGGCCGAGCTCGGCATCATCGATGCAATTCGCATTGAATGGATTGCCAAGGCGGCGCGCCTGCGCGCCCAGCGCGACGGCAAGGACAAGCTGGTGTTCGATGACGCACTTGAGGCGCGGCGAAGCGAACCGATGATCGCCAAACTGCTGTCCGGCCAGGAAAGCCTGTTTGCATCGCAAACGGCATCCCTGAAGGGCCGGATCAAGCAGTTGCGCGAACGCGTAGCACAACTGAACCAGGAAATAACCGGTGTCGAAGCGCAGCTGAAGGCCAAGGAAAATCAGAAAAAGCTGATTGAAAAAGAACTAACGGCCATGCAGGACCTGCTCGCCAAGGGGCTGGTCCAGGTCACCCGAGTCCTCGGACTGGAGCGCGAGCAGGAGCGGCTTGCCGGCGAAACGGGCCAGCATATTGCCGAGATTGCCCGTGCACGCGGCCAGATCGGCGAAGTGGAAATCCAGATCCTGCAATTGCAGGATGATGCGCTGACCACCACGCTGACCGAACTGCGCGAGGCGGAAGCCAAGATCACCGAGTTTGACGAACGCCGGGTTGCTGTTTCAGCCAAGCTGAAGCGGATAGAAATTCGCTCGCCAAGAAATGGCTTTGTGCATCAGTTGGCCGTGCACACCATTGGTGGGGTTATTGCGCCGGGTGATGCGGTGATGATGATTGTGCCGGAGGAAGATCCGCTGGTTGTCGAGGCTAATGTGCGGCCGCAGGACATCGACCAGGTGTTCCTGGGTCAGGAGGCCATCATGCGCTTTCCCAACGCGGTTTCAACGGTCACGCCGCAGATCCTGGGCCGGGTCTCTCTGGTGAGTGCGGACTTAAAGCAACCGGAGCCCAGCCAGCCGCCATTTTACACCGTCCGGCTCAAACTGGACGACAAGGAAAAGTCCAAATTGAACGGTCTTGAACTCAAGGCGGGCATGCCGGCGGAAGCATATATGCAAACCAATGGTCGCAGCCCCTTGAGTTATTTGTTGAAACCGTTTAGGGACCAACTCAATCACGCGTTCCGCGAACGCTGA
- a CDS encoding type I secretion system permease/ATPase, whose protein sequence is MATEEQQNAQNIYAALKSGRTALVSTGIFSFIINLLMLTGPLFMLQVYDRVLNSGSISTLTALVLLAATLYILYGFLEFIRSRVMVQVGRQLDEGLRARAFDMMGFHATKGNPQVRNSPISDLLTVRQFVSSPGPFAFFDMPWAPIYLFVIYLMHPWLGIAAAIAVVILAVLAVINNRIMKEPSAEAQKAISQAQIMSDESLRNAEVSSVLGMSDVLRNRWESVQSTALDAQTSASNRGGLISSMSRTLRLMFQSGMLGLGALLAVQQEISAGSMIAASIIMARALAPVEQAVAHWQPYLGFRRAWARLSELMKQTPAPEKPMELPEPKGSLEVDGVSAFVADSDKPIVFNVSFKIEAGTGLGVIGPTGAGKSTLARAIVGAWPRMRGKVRLDGAEVRQWDPVRLGKHLGYLPQDVELFEGTVAENISRFEPEADPQNIVAAARQAAVHEMVLKLPDGYNTRVGAGGHRLSAGQLQRIGLARAMYGDPVLLIMDEPNANLDAEGEAALVQAVANARKRGATVIVVAHRPSALAAIDTLLMLKDGKQVAFGPKDEVLAKVLQNGQPKADKRPAAPAAAPKGLQTASTLSIVSDTGNQP, encoded by the coding sequence ATGGCGACCGAAGAACAGCAGAACGCGCAGAACATATATGCTGCGTTGAAGAGTGGGCGAACGGCGCTGGTATCCACCGGGATATTCAGTTTCATCATCAACCTGCTGATGCTCACCGGTCCGCTGTTCATGTTGCAGGTGTATGACCGGGTCCTGAACAGTGGCAGCATATCTACGCTCACGGCGTTGGTGCTGCTCGCGGCAACACTTTATATTCTATACGGGTTTCTTGAATTCATCCGCAGCCGAGTGATGGTGCAGGTCGGGCGCCAGCTCGACGAAGGCTTGCGCGCGCGCGCCTTCGACATGATGGGTTTTCATGCGACCAAGGGTAATCCTCAGGTTCGCAACTCACCAATTTCGGACTTGCTTACGGTTCGCCAGTTCGTGTCCAGTCCCGGTCCATTTGCGTTCTTCGATATGCCATGGGCACCAATCTACCTGTTCGTCATCTATCTGATGCATCCGTGGCTGGGCATTGCGGCGGCTATTGCTGTCGTGATCCTGGCGGTGCTGGCCGTCATCAACAACCGGATCATGAAGGAACCTTCCGCCGAAGCACAGAAAGCCATCAGCCAGGCCCAGATCATGTCCGACGAAAGTCTGCGCAATGCTGAGGTGTCCAGCGTGCTGGGCATGTCAGATGTGCTGCGCAACCGCTGGGAGAGCGTGCAGTCAACGGCGCTCGATGCACAGACATCGGCGTCAAATCGTGGTGGCCTGATTTCATCCATGTCGCGTACGCTGCGGCTGATGTTCCAGTCCGGCATGCTTGGGCTTGGTGCGTTGCTGGCGGTACAACAGGAAATTTCCGCAGGTTCGATGATCGCCGCTTCGATCATCATGGCCCGTGCGCTGGCACCGGTTGAACAGGCGGTCGCACACTGGCAGCCCTATCTCGGATTTCGCCGGGCATGGGCGCGCCTGTCCGAACTGATGAAACAGACACCGGCGCCTGAAAAACCGATGGAGTTGCCGGAACCGAAGGGCTCGCTCGAGGTCGACGGCGTCAGCGCTTTTGTGGCTGACAGCGACAAGCCGATCGTTTTCAACGTGTCGTTCAAGATAGAAGCCGGCACCGGCCTCGGCGTCATCGGCCCGACGGGGGCAGGCAAATCCACGCTTGCCCGGGCCATTGTCGGCGCGTGGCCCAGAATGCGCGGCAAGGTTCGTCTTGATGGCGCGGAAGTGCGCCAGTGGGATCCGGTAAGGCTTGGCAAGCATCTCGGCTATCTGCCGCAGGATGTTGAATTGTTTGAAGGTACGGTGGCGGAGAACATTTCACGCTTTGAACCGGAAGCCGATCCGCAAAACATTGTTGCAGCGGCACGCCAGGCGGCTGTGCACGAGATGGTGCTGAAGTTGCCGGACGGATACAATACGCGGGTGGGCGCCGGCGGGCACCGGCTTTCCGCCGGACAATTGCAGCGTATCGGTCTTGCCCGGGCCATGTACGGCGATCCGGTGTTGCTGATCATGGATGAGCCGAATGCCAATCTCGATGCCGAGGGTGAAGCCGCACTGGTACAGGCCGTGGCCAATGCCCGCAAGCGGGGCGCGACCGTGATCGTCGTGGCGCACCGCCCCAGCGCGCTTGCCGCCATCGACACTCTTTTGATGCTGAAAGACGGAAAACAGGTGGCCTTTGGTCCGAAGGACGAAGTTCTTGCCAAGGTGCTGCAGAACGGCCAGCCGAAAGCCGACAAGCGTCCGGCGGCCCCTGCAGCCGCTCCTAAAGGCCTGCAGACGGCCAGCACGCTTTCAATTGTCTCCGACACGGGAAACCAGCCATGA